A DNA window from Pseudomonas wuhanensis contains the following coding sequences:
- the narI gene encoding respiratory nitrate reductase subunit gamma, which translates to MSKWNLLLFGIYPYVALAICLIGSWARFDLSQYSWKAGSSQMLNQRGMRVASNLFHIGVLFVLAGHFVGLLTPASVYHHVISTENKQLLAMVSGGFFGLLCLIGLLMLVNRRLTDPRVRATSSPSDILILLVLLAQLLLGLLTIAASTAHMDGSVMVMLADWAQNTVLLRPMEAAAAIAPVGLTYKLHVFLGLTLFVLFPFTRLVHMISAPVWYLGRRYQIVRQKY; encoded by the coding sequence ATGTCTAAATGGAATCTGTTGTTGTTCGGGATCTATCCCTATGTCGCTTTGGCGATCTGCCTGATCGGCAGTTGGGCCCGCTTCGACCTGTCGCAATACAGCTGGAAGGCAGGTTCGAGCCAGATGCTCAACCAGCGCGGCATGCGCGTGGCGAGCAACCTCTTTCACATCGGTGTGTTGTTCGTGCTGGCCGGGCACTTCGTCGGCCTGCTGACCCCGGCGTCGGTTTATCACCACGTGATCAGCACTGAGAACAAGCAGTTGCTGGCGATGGTCTCCGGCGGGTTCTTCGGACTGTTGTGCCTCATTGGCTTGCTGATGCTGGTCAATCGGCGGCTCACCGATCCTCGGGTACGTGCCACCTCCAGCCCTTCGGACATCCTGATTTTGCTGGTGCTGCTGGCGCAGTTACTGCTCGGTCTGCTGACGATTGCCGCGTCCACCGCGCATATGGACGGCTCGGTGATGGTGATGCTCGCTGACTGGGCGCAGAACACCGTGCTGTTGCGGCCGATGGAAGCGGCGGCGGCTATCGCGCCGGTCGGGCTGACCTACAAGCTGCACGTGTTTCTCGGTTTGACCCTGTTTGTGCTGTTCCCCTTCACCCGTCTCGTACACATGATCAGCGCACCGGTCTGGTAC